A stretch of the Bacillus sp. B-jedd genome encodes the following:
- a CDS encoding solute symporter family protein has product MNTVAFLLFLAIVLLTLVITYFASKKTKTTSDFYTADSSLTGFQNGLAIAGDYMSAASFLGIAGMVALSGFDGFFYSIGFLVAYLVVLYLVAEPLRNLGKYTMADMIAARFKEKKVRGVVALNTITISIFYMIAQLVGAGALIKLLLGIDYIYSVLIVGTLMTVYVVFGGMTATSWVQIAKAVLLMVGTFIISVIVFAKFDFSVVKMFQEMKSATPLGEAFLNPGNKFKSPLDTLSLNLALVLGTAGLPHILIRFFTVKDAITARKSVIYATWIIGIFYVMTVFLGFGAAAFVGYDKIVAANAAGNMAAPLLAEAIGGEFLFAFISAVAFATILAVVAGLVLSAASAFAHDFYAHIIKKGNATEKQQVKVARLASVGVAILSILLALFAQKMNVAFLVSLAFAVAASANLPIILLTIFWKKFNTTGAITGMIVGLASALVMVAISPNIWSPEAGAAIFVGEPLVTLTNPGIVSIPLGFLAAIVGTLVSTKREDTRDFDRILVKANTGL; this is encoded by the coding sequence ATGAATACTGTTGCCTTTTTACTATTTTTAGCCATTGTCCTTCTGACGCTAGTGATCACGTATTTTGCCTCGAAAAAGACGAAGACGACAAGTGATTTTTATACCGCCGATTCAAGCCTGACCGGCTTTCAGAATGGACTGGCCATCGCCGGTGATTATATGTCCGCCGCCTCTTTCCTCGGCATTGCCGGAATGGTCGCTTTGTCAGGCTTTGACGGCTTCTTCTACAGCATCGGTTTTCTGGTCGCTTATCTTGTCGTTCTCTATTTAGTTGCGGAACCGTTGCGTAATCTTGGGAAATATACGATGGCTGATATGATTGCGGCCCGTTTTAAGGAGAAAAAGGTTCGCGGGGTTGTGGCCCTGAACACCATTACTATCTCTATTTTTTACATGATTGCCCAATTGGTCGGGGCAGGAGCGCTCATTAAACTGCTCCTCGGTATTGATTATATTTATTCGGTCCTGATTGTCGGCACACTTATGACTGTTTACGTTGTGTTCGGGGGAATGACGGCCACTTCCTGGGTCCAGATTGCAAAAGCTGTCCTGTTGATGGTCGGCACTTTCATTATCTCGGTGATTGTTTTTGCAAAATTCGACTTCAGTGTTGTGAAAATGTTCCAAGAGATGAAATCAGCCACCCCGCTTGGGGAAGCGTTTTTGAACCCTGGCAATAAGTTCAAGAGTCCTTTGGATACCCTGTCGCTCAACCTTGCCCTCGTGCTCGGTACAGCCGGCCTCCCGCATATCCTGATTCGCTTTTTCACGGTAAAGGATGCCATTACAGCACGTAAGTCCGTAATTTACGCGACCTGGATCATCGGGATTTTCTATGTCATGACTGTTTTCCTTGGTTTTGGAGCGGCCGCTTTCGTTGGCTATGATAAAATTGTCGCCGCTAATGCTGCTGGCAATATGGCCGCGCCGCTGCTTGCCGAGGCGATTGGAGGAGAATTTCTTTTTGCTTTCATTTCAGCCGTGGCTTTTGCGACGATTCTCGCGGTTGTAGCTGGACTCGTCCTTTCAGCGGCCTCGGCTTTCGCGCACGACTTCTATGCTCATATCATTAAAAAAGGAAATGCAACCGAGAAGCAGCAGGTCAAGGTTGCAAGGCTTGCTTCAGTTGGAGTTGCTATACTGTCCATCCTTTTGGCCCTCTTTGCCCAAAAGATGAACGTGGCATTCCTTGTCTCGCTCGCATTCGCAGTCGCGGCTAGCGCTAACCTGCCGATCATATTACTGACGATCTTCTGGAAAAAGTTCAATACGACAGGTGCGATAACTGGCATGATCGTTGGATTAGCGAGCGCCCTTGTGATGGTTGCGATTTCCCCGAATATTTGGTCGCCTGAAGCTGGAGCTGCCATCTTTGTCGGCGAGCCGCTCGTCACCTTGACAAATCCAGGTATCGTTTCGATTCCGCTCGGCTTCCTCGCT
- a CDS encoding DUF485 domain-containing protein, whose product MALKESQLEKAARSSPSLDYSKIVQSPSFQQLLREKRKFLLPATLFFMAFYFTLPILTAYSTVLNNSAYGPISWAWVFAFAQFIMTWALCIIYTKKAARFDFLVEDIIKKEARRAGR is encoded by the coding sequence ATGGCATTGAAGGAAAGCCAGTTAGAAAAAGCAGCTCGATCATCACCATCTTTAGATTACTCAAAAATTGTCCAATCCCCATCTTTTCAGCAGCTGCTTCGGGAAAAACGAAAATTTTTACTGCCTGCCACTCTGTTCTTCATGGCCTTTTACTTTACACTTCCTATCTTAACCGCGTATTCGACTGTCCTGAACAACTCCGCGTATGGTCCAATCAGCTGGGCGTGGGTGTTTGCTTTTGCACAGTTTATCATGACTTGGGCTCTTTGCATCATTTATACAAAAAAAGCAGCCAGATTTGATTTTCTCGTAGAGGACATCATTAAAAAAGAGGCACGGAGGGCTGGCCGATGA